In Mycobacterium sp. Aquia_216, a genomic segment contains:
- a CDS encoding sensor histidine kinase, translated as MADTSDAELHRVRRVHQLRSYRIASVVRIGVVGLMVAAMIIGTNRSEWRQQGVLIVAYAVVALCAMALAFSPFHQRIALGRLEPVAFTVVDVVALTVFQLLSTDGIYPLLIMTMLPILLGLDVSSRRAAVVLIFSMVGFAIAVLQDPEMLRSIGLFEATFRFVLYGFLCATAYMAVRIADRHTRSVAGLSVLREELLAQTMTAQDVLQRRISETIHDGPLQDILAVRQEIVELETALPGDERVERALAGLQIASQSLRQATFELHPAVLEQVGLGAAVQQLASDTSHRSGIEISTDIDYPNRNEIDPIVFGVVRELVSNVVQHSQARHASITLGVTDHRCVLHVVDDGVGFDTETMARRLGQGHIGLASHRARVDAAGGVFVFLDTPVGTHICVEVPLRP; from the coding sequence GTGGCGGATACCAGCGATGCGGAACTGCATCGAGTTCGCAGGGTTCACCAGCTGCGCTCGTATCGCATTGCGTCGGTGGTTCGGATTGGTGTGGTGGGACTGATGGTCGCCGCCATGATCATCGGTACGAACCGATCCGAGTGGCGGCAACAGGGTGTATTGATCGTCGCGTATGCGGTGGTCGCCCTGTGCGCCATGGCGCTGGCGTTTTCCCCGTTCCATCAAAGGATTGCCTTGGGCCGGCTGGAACCCGTTGCCTTCACCGTCGTCGATGTTGTCGCCTTGACGGTCTTTCAGTTGCTGTCCACCGACGGGATCTATCCGCTGCTGATCATGACCATGCTGCCCATCCTGCTAGGCCTCGACGTCTCGTCGCGACGCGCCGCGGTGGTGCTGATCTTCTCCATGGTGGGGTTCGCGATCGCGGTGCTGCAGGACCCGGAGATGCTTCGCTCGATCGGCTTGTTCGAGGCCACTTTCCGCTTCGTGCTGTACGGGTTCCTCTGCGCCACCGCGTACATGGCCGTCCGCATCGCGGACCGGCACACCCGCTCGGTGGCCGGCCTGAGCGTGCTGCGAGAGGAATTGCTCGCGCAGACGATGACCGCCCAGGACGTGCTGCAGCGCCGGATTTCGGAAACCATTCACGACGGACCACTGCAAGACATCCTGGCGGTGCGCCAGGAAATCGTCGAGCTGGAGACTGCGCTGCCCGGCGACGAGCGCGTCGAGCGTGCGCTGGCCGGTCTGCAAATCGCGTCACAGAGCCTGCGGCAGGCTACATTCGAGCTGCACCCCGCCGTCCTGGAGCAGGTTGGTCTGGGCGCTGCCGTGCAACAGTTGGCCTCCGATACGTCGCACCGTTCGGGGATCGAGATCTCTACCGACATCGATTACCCGAATCGCAACGAGATCGACCCGATCGTCTTCGGCGTGGTGCGCGAATTGGTATCCAATGTGGTGCAGCATTCGCAAGCCCGTCACGCATCGATCACGCTCGGAGTCACCGATCACCGGTGTGTGCTGCACGTCGTCGACGACGGTGTGGGATTCGACACCGAGACGATGGCACGCCGACTGGGGCAGGGCCACATCGGGCTGGCGTCGCACCGGGCCCGGGTGGACGCCGCCGGCGGAGTGTTCGTCTTCCTCGATACCCCGGTGGGAACTCACATTTGCGTGGAAGTGCCGCTGCGCCCGTGA
- a CDS encoding thiamine pyrophosphate-dependent enzyme, whose protein sequence is MTRTPELSAARLRDELELYRQMWVLRLLDMAVEELRIDGLLNQPVRAAFGQEAVAIGTAAALRPGDLMTTGIVHLQHAQQIGCALPLGPAIAALIGPNFDSDEELGASVRGLSSLSDSLRQSPLLAVGHAYGKQLIDDGRVTICVMETRDAKSADFTEAAHIAMSWQLPVVFVVENARRDIHAGDSHGMPVLRVDGNDVAAVRDSVAEAVRRAGAGAGPVVVQAVTERANGVSSVDPLVLARQRLIGAGISAGHLYELERRARHLVAEAEAHAKAMLCEEPPAPIREPEVWPAAS, encoded by the coding sequence ATGACTCGCACACCTGAACTGTCTGCGGCGCGGTTGCGCGACGAGCTGGAGTTGTACCGGCAAATGTGGGTCTTGCGCCTGCTCGACATGGCAGTGGAGGAGTTGCGCATCGACGGTCTGCTCAACCAGCCGGTACGGGCCGCGTTCGGCCAGGAGGCAGTGGCTATCGGTACCGCCGCGGCGCTTCGTCCGGGCGACCTGATGACCACCGGCATCGTCCATCTGCAGCATGCCCAGCAGATCGGGTGCGCGTTGCCGCTCGGCCCGGCCATCGCCGCGCTGATCGGCCCCAACTTCGACAGCGACGAGGAACTCGGAGCTTCTGTTCGTGGTTTGTCTTCCCTCTCAGACTCTTTGCGGCAGTCACCGCTGCTGGCGGTGGGACACGCCTACGGCAAGCAACTGATCGACGACGGCAGGGTCACGATATGTGTCATGGAGACTCGTGACGCGAAATCCGCGGACTTCACCGAGGCCGCTCACATCGCCATGTCTTGGCAGCTTCCGGTGGTGTTCGTCGTCGAGAACGCACGTCGCGACATTCACGCGGGCGACAGCCACGGGATGCCGGTGCTGCGTGTTGACGGCAACGACGTTGCGGCGGTTCGCGATTCGGTTGCTGAAGCGGTGCGACGAGCGGGCGCCGGCGCGGGCCCCGTTGTGGTTCAGGCGGTCACCGAACGCGCGAACGGTGTCTCCTCGGTGGATCCCCTGGTCCTGGCCCGGCAGCGGCTTATCGGCGCCGGTATCAGCGCCGGCCACCTCTACGAGTTGGAGCGCCGGGCTCGCCACCTGGTCGCCGAGGCAGAGGCCCACGCGAAGGCAATGTTGTGCGAAGAACCGCCGGCGCCGATTCGGGAGCCGGAAGTGTGGCCGGCCGCTAGTTGA
- the mbp1 gene encoding microaggregate-binding protein 1, translated as MSDRDSGLVEGIKGVIEDAIGKTKEIVGILINNESLRKEGRAQQDKAQAQRDVAKKEAQAETARGAEKTAEAREKAAAKS; from the coding sequence ATGAGCGACCGCGACAGTGGACTCGTGGAAGGCATCAAGGGCGTCATCGAGGACGCGATCGGGAAGACCAAAGAGATCGTCGGCATCCTGATCAACAACGAAAGTCTCCGCAAGGAAGGCCGCGCTCAGCAGGACAAGGCGCAGGCACAACGCGACGTGGCCAAGAAAGAGGCACAGGCCGAGACCGCGCGTGGGGCTGAGAAGACCGCCGAGGCTCGCGAGAAGGCCGCAGCGAAGAGTTAG
- a CDS encoding response regulator: protein MTGGATPEKVRVVVGDDHPLFREGVVRALALSGEVHVVGEADDGTQALELIKEHRPDVALLDFRMPGMDGAQVAAAVRGNDLPTRVLLLSAHDESAIVYQALQQGAAGFLLKDSTRTEIVKAVLDCASGRDVVAPSLAGGLAAQIRQRAEPSAPVLSAREREVLNRIARGQSIPAIAAELFVAPSTVKTHVQRLYEKLGVSDRAAAVHEAMRQGLLN from the coding sequence ATGACCGGCGGAGCAACGCCCGAGAAGGTCCGCGTCGTCGTCGGCGATGACCACCCGCTGTTCCGTGAAGGGGTAGTGCGCGCGCTCGCGTTGAGCGGTGAGGTGCACGTCGTCGGCGAAGCGGATGACGGTACGCAGGCACTGGAACTGATCAAGGAGCACCGGCCCGACGTCGCGTTGCTCGACTTCAGGATGCCTGGCATGGACGGCGCGCAAGTGGCCGCGGCGGTGCGCGGCAACGACTTGCCGACCCGCGTGCTGCTGTTGTCGGCTCACGACGAGTCGGCGATCGTGTATCAAGCATTGCAGCAGGGTGCCGCCGGCTTTCTGCTCAAAGACTCGACGCGCACCGAGATCGTCAAAGCCGTGCTCGATTGCGCGAGTGGACGCGACGTGGTGGCACCCTCGCTTGCCGGAGGTCTTGCCGCACAGATTCGGCAGCGCGCAGAACCGAGTGCGCCTGTCCTGTCCGCTCGAGAGCGCGAGGTGCTCAATCGGATTGCTCGCGGTCAGAGCATCCCCGCGATCGCCGCCGAGCTGTTCGTGGCGCCGTCCACGGTCAAAACGCATGTGCAGCGCCTATACGAGAAGCTCGGGGTCAGCGACCGCGCGGCCGCCGTCCACGAGGCCATGCGGCAAGGTCTGCTCAACTAG
- a CDS encoding bifunctional 3-(3-hydroxy-phenyl)propionate/3-hydroxycinnamic acid hydroxylase yields the protein MAAAGHQADEVDVDVVIVGAGPVGLTLANILGAQGVRTLLVDERDSLIDYPRGVGLDDESLRTFQSIGLVDRVLPHTVPNQILRFVDGKRRVLAEMAPPDARFGWPKRNGFVQPLVDTELLVGLDRFDCVEVRWSRPMTTCAEVDDAVTVELGGDGGSTTVRARYVVGCDGGRSMTRRMMGVSFDGTTSSTRWLVVDIANDPLGHPNSEVGADPERPYASISIAHGIRRFEFMIHADETDEQAEDPVFLKQMLARMVPQPDRVDVIRRRVYTHHSRIAGAFRSGRLLLAGDAAHLMPVWQGQGYNSGIRDAANLGWKLAAVVSGRAGDKLLDTYDMERRKHARAMIDLSTMVGRVISPTNRRVATARDVLVRSASIVPTLKRYVLEMRFKPMPRYEYGAVVHSVNPKAPHGTESPVGTLFIQPRVDTRTQQDVLLDDVLGPWFGVLCWNNNPRKILGDAAFAKWKALGARFVALRPSTQLHWTGHDDPDVVVVGDRTGGLKSWFDVHQESVVFLRPDRCIAAACIAQLAPELSASLLDALTLVPGGGDVDSGNGSVLYVPQPAPESSGAVAGPA from the coding sequence ATGGCAGCCGCCGGGCACCAGGCCGATGAGGTAGACGTCGACGTTGTCATCGTCGGCGCGGGCCCGGTCGGCCTGACGCTGGCTAATATCCTTGGCGCCCAAGGTGTCCGAACGCTGTTGGTCGACGAACGCGACAGCCTGATCGACTACCCCCGCGGGGTCGGCTTGGACGACGAGTCGCTGCGTACGTTTCAGTCGATCGGTCTGGTCGATCGCGTCCTGCCGCATACGGTTCCGAACCAGATCCTGCGCTTCGTCGACGGCAAGCGCCGGGTACTCGCCGAAATGGCGCCTCCCGACGCGCGTTTCGGGTGGCCGAAGCGCAACGGGTTCGTCCAACCTCTCGTCGACACCGAATTGCTGGTCGGTTTGGACAGATTCGACTGCGTCGAGGTTCGTTGGAGCCGGCCGATGACTACCTGTGCGGAAGTCGACGACGCGGTCACGGTTGAGCTTGGCGGCGACGGTGGCAGCACTACCGTGCGGGCGCGCTACGTCGTCGGCTGCGACGGCGGTCGCAGCATGACCCGCCGGATGATGGGTGTGTCGTTCGACGGGACGACATCGTCGACGCGCTGGCTGGTCGTCGACATCGCCAACGACCCGCTGGGCCACCCGAACAGTGAAGTCGGCGCCGATCCCGAACGTCCATATGCCTCGATTTCGATCGCGCACGGAATTCGGCGCTTCGAGTTCATGATTCACGCCGACGAGACCGACGAGCAGGCCGAGGACCCGGTGTTCCTCAAGCAGATGCTGGCGCGCATGGTGCCGCAGCCCGATCGGGTCGACGTGATCCGGCGCCGGGTGTACACCCACCACTCGCGAATCGCCGGTGCGTTCCGCAGCGGCCGGTTGCTGCTCGCCGGCGATGCGGCGCACCTGATGCCGGTGTGGCAGGGGCAGGGCTACAACAGCGGTATCCGGGATGCGGCCAACTTGGGTTGGAAGCTGGCGGCGGTGGTCAGCGGCCGGGCCGGCGATAAATTGCTGGATACCTACGACATGGAACGCCGCAAGCACGCGCGGGCCATGATCGACCTTTCCACGATGGTGGGTCGCGTCATCTCGCCGACCAACCGTCGCGTCGCTACGGCGCGCGATGTGCTGGTGCGGTCGGCGTCAATTGTGCCCACTCTCAAGCGGTATGTGCTGGAGATGCGATTCAAGCCGATGCCGCGCTACGAGTACGGGGCCGTCGTGCACTCGGTGAATCCCAAAGCGCCGCACGGGACCGAATCGCCGGTGGGCACGCTGTTCATCCAGCCCCGGGTGGACACCCGTACTCAGCAGGACGTGCTCTTGGACGATGTGCTGGGCCCCTGGTTCGGCGTGCTGTGCTGGAACAACAACCCGCGCAAGATTCTCGGTGATGCGGCCTTCGCGAAGTGGAAGGCGTTGGGCGCCCGCTTTGTTGCGCTGCGGCCGTCGACTCAGCTGCACTGGACCGGACACGACGATCCGGATGTCGTCGTCGTGGGCGATCGCACCGGCGGGCTCAAGTCCTGGTTCGACGTGCATCAGGAGTCGGTGGTGTTCCTGCGCCCCGATCGGTGCATCGCGGCTGCCTGCATCGCTCAACTCGCTCCCGAACTCAGCGCGTCGCTGCTTGATGCCCTCACGCTCGTCCCGGGAGGGGGTGATGTCGACAGTGGCAATGGCTCTGTGCTGTATGTCCCACAGCCCGCTCCTGAATCTTCCGGGGCCGTCGCGGGTCCTGCTTGA
- a CDS encoding FAD-dependent oxidoreductase gives MLWDSEVDVVVLGTGGAGLTAALSAVAAGASVEVYEKAPTVGGTTAVSGGVVWIPAHNRSPEGKLTEDDALRYLRAQSHGTMDDALVETFVRTGPTMLEFVEGHSGLRFEVATGFPDYRPELPGGQPTGGRSLSAGPFDLNQLGDWANRITSFPADWSNVGIDAETRARLHVTIDEGSDLCVAGTALIAGLLKGLLDAGITPQTNARAEELIAEGGEIVGVRIALPGRTVQVRARRGVVLGVGGFEWDPGLVQAFLRGPMHGAVSPPNNTGDGLRMAMAHGADLANMGEAWWVPIVQIPGDTIDGRQRSRSVRLERTRPRSIIVNQAGHRFVNEACDYNSMAGAFHYLDPRGGYVNDRGWMVFDSVHLQRYGFLGIAPGEPVPDWFCESADLSELGAKTGIDADGLIHTIDDWNRHVAQDADPDFGRGSSAYDGYWGDDTATTAAGKTLGPIDTAPYYAVPVSIGAMGTKGGPRTDHDGRVLHVNGEPIPGLFAAGNTMAGATGRAYGGAGGTIGPAMVFGYRAGYAAATGKSVDLQ, from the coding sequence ATGTTGTGGGATTCCGAAGTCGACGTCGTCGTACTCGGCACCGGCGGCGCCGGGCTTACCGCCGCACTGTCGGCGGTGGCCGCCGGCGCCTCGGTCGAGGTGTACGAGAAGGCCCCGACCGTCGGCGGCACCACCGCGGTGTCGGGTGGCGTGGTGTGGATCCCCGCCCATAACCGTTCTCCCGAGGGCAAATTGACCGAAGACGATGCGCTGCGGTACCTGCGCGCGCAGTCCCACGGCACCATGGACGACGCTCTGGTCGAGACTTTCGTGCGGACCGGCCCCACGATGCTGGAATTCGTGGAGGGACACAGCGGCCTGCGCTTCGAAGTCGCCACCGGTTTCCCCGACTACCGCCCGGAGCTGCCGGGCGGACAGCCGACCGGGGGTCGGTCGCTGAGTGCGGGGCCGTTCGACCTGAACCAGCTCGGCGACTGGGCCAACCGGATCACGTCGTTTCCGGCCGACTGGTCCAACGTCGGTATCGATGCCGAGACCCGGGCGCGCCTGCACGTGACGATCGACGAAGGCAGCGATCTGTGCGTCGCCGGCACCGCGCTGATCGCGGGGCTGCTCAAGGGATTACTCGACGCCGGGATCACTCCGCAGACCAATGCCCGCGCCGAGGAACTCATTGCCGAGGGCGGTGAGATCGTCGGGGTGCGCATCGCGCTGCCCGGACGGACCGTCCAGGTGCGTGCGCGCCGCGGAGTCGTGTTGGGTGTCGGCGGTTTCGAATGGGATCCGGGTTTGGTGCAGGCCTTCCTGCGCGGCCCGATGCACGGCGCCGTATCCCCGCCGAACAACACCGGCGACGGGCTGCGCATGGCGATGGCGCACGGCGCGGATCTGGCTAACATGGGCGAAGCCTGGTGGGTCCCGATCGTGCAAATCCCCGGCGACACCATCGACGGCCGGCAGCGCAGCCGCAGCGTGCGACTGGAGCGGACTCGGCCGCGCAGCATCATCGTCAACCAAGCGGGGCACCGATTCGTCAACGAGGCATGCGATTACAACTCGATGGCGGGCGCGTTCCACTACCTGGATCCCCGAGGTGGGTATGTCAATGACCGCGGGTGGATGGTGTTCGACTCAGTTCACCTGCAGCGCTATGGATTCCTGGGTATCGCTCCCGGGGAACCGGTTCCGGACTGGTTCTGCGAGTCCGCGGACCTGAGCGAACTGGGCGCCAAGACCGGCATCGACGCCGACGGTCTGATCCACACGATCGACGATTGGAACCGCCATGTCGCGCAGGACGCCGATCCCGACTTCGGCCGCGGCTCCAGTGCGTACGACGGCTATTGGGGCGACGACACCGCCACCACGGCTGCCGGAAAGACACTGGGCCCGATCGACACCGCACCCTATTACGCGGTGCCGGTGAGCATCGGCGCGATGGGCACCAAGGGCGGTCCGCGCACAGACCACGACGGCCGCGTGCTCCACGTTAACGGGGAACCGATACCGGGCCTGTTCGCCGCGGGCAACACGATGGCCGGCGCGACCGGCCGGGCCTACGGCGGTGCTGGCGGAACCATCGGTCCGGCAATGGTTTTCGGCTACCGCGCGGGCTACGCCGCCGCCACCGGGAAGTCTGTCGACCTGCAGTAG
- a CDS encoding IclR family transcriptional regulator: MTGSGTGSQTLARGITALQMVADSPTGLTVQQLADQVGVHRTIAYRLLSTLAQFRLVAKGEDGRYRPAAGLAVLGASFDRNVRQLSLPTLRALADELGTTVSLLVAEGDQQVAVAVIVPSHVAYQLSFHEGSRYPLDRGAAGIALLASLPPRPGERDLVSRARERGWVSTYGEIEPNTYGLAVAVHRPAPSPPTCINLISHREDVVLRGRDAVVKAAKQLSELLS; this comes from the coding sequence GTGACGGGTTCGGGTACCGGCTCGCAGACGCTGGCCAGGGGAATCACGGCGCTGCAAATGGTCGCGGATTCTCCGACCGGGCTGACCGTGCAGCAGCTCGCCGACCAGGTCGGGGTGCACCGGACCATCGCGTATCGCTTGCTGTCGACACTGGCGCAATTCCGCTTGGTAGCCAAGGGAGAAGACGGGCGCTACCGGCCGGCCGCCGGCCTCGCGGTGCTCGGCGCGTCGTTCGACCGCAATGTGCGCCAATTGAGTCTGCCTACGCTGCGTGCTCTGGCCGACGAGCTGGGCACCACCGTGTCCCTGCTCGTCGCCGAGGGTGACCAACAGGTGGCGGTCGCGGTGATCGTGCCGAGCCACGTCGCCTACCAACTGTCCTTCCACGAGGGCAGCCGGTATCCGCTGGACCGTGGCGCGGCCGGAATCGCCTTGCTCGCAAGCCTTCCCCCGCGCCCGGGTGAACGGGACCTGGTGTCGCGAGCGCGCGAGCGTGGCTGGGTGAGCACCTATGGAGAGATCGAACCGAACACCTACGGCCTGGCCGTGGCGGTCCACCGCCCGGCACCGTCCCCGCCGACCTGTATCAACCTCATCTCCCATCGCGAAGATGTCGTGCTGCGCGGCAGGGATGCGGTCGTCAAAGCCGCGAAGCAGTTATCCGAGCTGCTGAGCTGA
- a CDS encoding enoyl-CoA hydratase/isomerase family protein — protein sequence MYDMPAEIDVRVDGALRIITLNRPDSLNSVNDDLHSGLARLWQRLTDDPTARAAVITGAGRAFSAGGDFGYLEELSNDADLRAKTIRDGREIVLGMARCRIPVVAAVNGPAVGLGCSLVALSDIVYIAEDAYLADPHVQVGLVAADGGPLTWPLHISLLLAKEYALTGTRIKAQRAVELGLANHVAADPVAEAIACAKKILELPQQAVESTKRVLNIHLERAVLASLDYALSAESQSFLTEDFRANVAKFNAAKN from the coding sequence GTGTACGACATGCCTGCTGAAATCGATGTCCGCGTCGACGGTGCGCTGCGGATCATCACCCTGAACCGGCCGGATTCGCTGAACTCGGTCAACGATGATCTGCACTCCGGGCTGGCGCGGCTGTGGCAGCGATTGACGGATGACCCCACCGCCCGTGCGGCGGTGATAACCGGTGCGGGCCGGGCATTTTCGGCCGGCGGCGATTTCGGTTATCTCGAAGAACTCTCGAACGACGCCGACCTGCGGGCCAAGACCATTCGAGATGGACGCGAGATCGTACTGGGCATGGCACGGTGCCGAATTCCGGTGGTAGCGGCCGTGAATGGCCCGGCCGTCGGTCTGGGTTGCAGCCTGGTCGCGCTGAGTGACATTGTCTACATCGCCGAAGACGCGTACCTCGCCGATCCACATGTGCAGGTGGGATTGGTCGCCGCCGATGGTGGACCGCTGACCTGGCCGCTGCACATCAGCCTGCTCTTGGCCAAGGAATACGCATTGACCGGCACCCGGATCAAAGCCCAACGCGCCGTTGAACTCGGACTGGCCAATCACGTGGCAGCCGACCCCGTAGCGGAGGCAATCGCTTGCGCCAAAAAGATTTTGGAGCTGCCCCAACAGGCCGTCGAGAGCACCAAGCGGGTGCTCAACATCCATCTGGAGCGTGCGGTGCTCGCCAGCCTGGACTACGCCTTGTCGGCCGAAAGCCAGTCATTCCTCACCGAGGACTTCCGAGCGAACGTCGCCAAGTTCAACGCCGCCAAAAACTGA
- a CDS encoding alpha/beta fold hydrolase — protein MAEFESIWSDLQGVAFEQGYLNAGGVKTRYLRAGDPGKPVLMLLHGSGGHAEAYVRNLGAHAEHFWTWSIDMLGHGYTDKPGHPLEVSHYVEHLMAVLRTIGVDRAYLSGESLGGWVAARTAVDHPDVVERLVLNTAGGSQADPVVMQRIITLSMAAAENPTWETVQARIKWLMADKSKDYDDLVASRQRVYRQQGFVSAMSDIMALQDPEIRARNILGPDEYGSIVAPTLVLWTSDDPTADVTEGRRMASMIAGARFEVMPGCGHWPQYEDAKTFNRLHLDFLLGR, from the coding sequence GTGGCCGAGTTCGAAAGCATCTGGAGCGATCTTCAGGGTGTCGCGTTTGAGCAGGGCTATCTCAACGCCGGGGGCGTCAAGACCCGCTATCTGCGCGCCGGCGACCCGGGCAAGCCGGTGCTGATGCTGCTGCACGGATCCGGTGGCCACGCCGAGGCTTACGTGCGCAATCTGGGCGCGCACGCCGAGCATTTCTGGACCTGGTCGATCGACATGCTGGGGCACGGGTACACCGACAAGCCGGGCCACCCGCTGGAAGTCAGCCATTATGTCGAGCATCTGATGGCCGTGCTGCGCACCATCGGTGTGGACCGTGCTTACCTCAGCGGCGAATCGCTCGGGGGCTGGGTGGCAGCCCGCACCGCGGTCGACCATCCGGATGTGGTTGAGCGACTTGTCCTTAACACCGCCGGTGGCTCTCAGGCCGATCCCGTGGTGATGCAGCGAATCATCACGCTGTCCATGGCGGCCGCCGAGAACCCGACCTGGGAAACGGTGCAAGCCCGCATCAAATGGCTGATGGCCGACAAGTCCAAGGATTACGACGACCTGGTCGCCAGCCGCCAGCGCGTATATCGCCAACAAGGATTCGTCTCCGCGATGAGCGACATCATGGCATTGCAGGACCCCGAGATTCGCGCCCGCAACATCCTCGGTCCGGATGAATACGGGTCGATCGTCGCACCGACGCTGGTGCTGTGGACCAGTGACGACCCCACCGCCGACGTAACCGAGGGGCGCCGCATGGCGTCGATGATCGCGGGCGCGCGGTTCGAGGTGATGCCCGGTTGTGGTCACTGGCCGCAATACGAGGACGCCAAGACCTTCAACCGCTTGCATCTCGACTTTCTGCTGGGGCGCTGA
- the meaB gene encoding methylmalonyl Co-A mutase-associated GTPase MeaB encodes MTIADLITGARNGSPRAVGRLLSLVEGEQRDEVLASIGPATALTVRVVGITGPPGAGKSTTVAALVGAYRERGSRVAVLAVDPSSPFSGGALLGDRIRMAAHINDSEVLIRSVASRGHLGGLAAAVPAAIRLLGAIGYDMVLLETVGVGQSEIEIAAVADPTVVILNPGAGDAVQAAKAGVLEIADIVVVNKADRDGAEQTVRDLRAETEAPIVSLIAARGEGVADLVAAIDDHHRTDSRERRLARARAQILSLAQTQLRTQPDLDGLARAVVDGQDDPYSAAARLLLRAGQRRD; translated from the coding sequence ATGACCATCGCCGACCTAATTACCGGAGCGCGCAACGGGTCTCCACGCGCGGTGGGTCGGCTGCTCAGCCTGGTCGAGGGGGAGCAGCGCGACGAGGTGCTGGCCAGCATCGGCCCGGCAACCGCGCTGACGGTTCGTGTTGTCGGTATCACCGGCCCGCCGGGCGCGGGGAAGTCGACCACGGTCGCGGCCCTCGTCGGTGCCTACCGGGAGCGTGGCAGCCGGGTGGCCGTGCTGGCGGTGGACCCGTCGTCGCCGTTCAGTGGTGGCGCCCTGCTGGGTGACCGGATTCGAATGGCCGCGCATATCAACGACTCTGAGGTATTGATCCGCTCGGTGGCCAGCCGTGGTCATCTCGGCGGTCTGGCTGCCGCGGTTCCGGCGGCCATCCGACTGCTGGGTGCTATCGGTTACGACATGGTGCTGCTGGAAACCGTGGGTGTGGGGCAATCCGAGATCGAGATTGCCGCCGTCGCCGACCCCACTGTCGTCATCCTCAACCCCGGGGCGGGCGACGCGGTCCAGGCCGCCAAAGCCGGCGTGCTGGAAATTGCCGACATCGTGGTGGTCAACAAGGCCGACCGGGATGGTGCCGAACAGACCGTGCGGGATCTGCGGGCCGAGACGGAGGCCCCCATCGTCAGCCTGATCGCCGCTCGGGGCGAGGGCGTCGCGGACCTCGTCGCCGCCATCGACGACCATCACCGCACCGACAGCCGGGAGCGTCGGCTGGCTCGCGCCCGTGCGCAGATCCTTTCCCTGGCACAGACCCAGCTGCGGACCCAGCCGGATCTCGACGGGCTCGCCCGGGCGGTGGTCGATGGGCAGGACGACCCGTATTCGGCGGCCGCGCGGCTGCTGTTACGCGCAGGTCAGCGCCGGGATTGA
- a CDS encoding proline iminopeptidase-family hydrolase, whose translation MTQSEGTIAVPGGNVWFKRVGGGPGLPLLAVHGGPGVPHNYLLSLERLADEREVVYWDQLGCGNSERPSDTKLWTVQRSIAEMDAVIQALDLDRFHLFGNSWGGMLAQQYILDVPSTAVSLTISNSIASIPAFSGMVARLKGDLDPATQSAIDRHQAAGTTHSPEYQDAVRIWNETYLCRVHPWPAELQDAFARMGTEIFETMFGPSDFHIIGTIRDWDVFDRLTEIALPTLVVAGRHDECAPEHMREMHQRIKGSRFELFESSSHMPFIEEPDRFDDVLRDFLRHHDDG comes from the coding sequence ATGACTCAGTCGGAGGGGACCATCGCGGTCCCGGGCGGAAATGTGTGGTTCAAGCGCGTCGGCGGCGGCCCGGGCCTTCCCCTCCTGGCCGTGCACGGCGGGCCCGGCGTCCCGCACAACTACTTGCTTTCGCTGGAACGCCTGGCCGACGAACGTGAGGTTGTGTACTGGGATCAGCTTGGCTGTGGAAACTCCGAACGCCCGTCAGACACGAAACTATGGACGGTGCAGCGCTCGATCGCCGAAATGGATGCCGTCATCCAAGCGCTCGACCTGGACCGCTTCCATCTCTTCGGTAATTCGTGGGGCGGAATGCTGGCGCAGCAGTACATTCTCGACGTCCCGTCGACCGCGGTCAGCCTGACCATCTCGAACAGCATCGCGTCCATACCCGCGTTTTCGGGCATGGTGGCCCGGCTCAAAGGCGACTTGGACCCGGCCACTCAATCCGCCATCGACCGTCATCAAGCCGCCGGCACGACACACTCGCCCGAATACCAGGACGCCGTCCGTATCTGGAACGAGACGTATCTCTGCCGTGTTCACCCCTGGCCTGCTGAACTCCAGGACGCATTCGCGCGCATGGGAACCGAGATCTTCGAAACAATGTTCGGCCCCAGCGACTTTCACATCATCGGGACCATTCGCGACTGGGACGTGTTCGACCGGTTGACCGAGATCGCGCTGCCGACCCTCGTCGTCGCGGGCCGCCATGACGAGTGCGCCCCCGAGCACATGCGAGAGATGCACCAGCGCATCAAGGGCTCGCGCTTCGAGTTGTTCGAGTCGAGCTCGCACATGCCGTTCATTGAGGAGCCAGACCGGTTCGACGATGTGCTGCGAGATTTCTTGCGGCACCACGACGACGGCTGA